A window of Halomonas sp. H10-9-1 contains these coding sequences:
- a CDS encoding phospholipase D family protein — translation MWPWILMALLVAWGAMGAWQRYKPLPDGVSRAFPERPAEAVRFLADESWFDATGERHLEQHIFDEVLDLIGQARRLVVLDMFLFNDFAGGSDGDGFRPLSTELSDALIAQKRRYPGLEAVVITDPLNTLYGGLELDHLQALRDAGIRVVITDLNRLRASNPLWSGGWHLGPRWLGNASEGGWLPNALGPGRVPLRSYLALLNFNANHRKTLVVDHGDRWAGLVTSANPHDASSLHGNVALRFEGAAALDLLASERPVAGWSGVRLAGPPAPDDENAPPGKARLQVLTEGAIRDALLAAIEASGEGDRLDIAVFYLAHREVIAALVAAKARGVALRVLLDPNRDAFGLEKGGIPNRPVARELHEAGIPVRWCASQGEQCHSKLLLRRPAGGGEAELILGSANFTRRNLDNLNLETSVRLVGTADAPALREAAAFFEERWSDSPERSTSVPFAAFDDATPWQRFRYRVMEATGLSTF, via the coding sequence ATGTGGCCATGGATCCTGATGGCGTTGCTGGTGGCCTGGGGCGCCATGGGCGCGTGGCAGCGCTATAAGCCGCTGCCCGACGGCGTCTCCCGGGCCTTCCCGGAGCGCCCGGCCGAGGCGGTCCGCTTCCTGGCCGACGAGTCGTGGTTCGATGCGACGGGTGAGCGTCATCTGGAGCAGCACATCTTCGACGAGGTGCTGGACCTGATCGGCCAGGCCCGGCGCCTGGTGGTGCTGGACATGTTCCTCTTCAACGACTTCGCCGGGGGGAGCGATGGCGACGGCTTTCGTCCGCTCTCCACGGAGCTGAGCGATGCCCTGATCGCGCAGAAGCGACGCTACCCCGGGCTCGAGGCGGTGGTGATCACCGACCCGCTCAACACCCTCTACGGGGGACTCGAGCTCGACCATCTCCAGGCCCTGCGCGATGCCGGTATCCGGGTGGTGATCACCGACCTCAATCGCCTGCGGGCGTCCAACCCGCTCTGGTCGGGCGGCTGGCACCTGGGCCCGCGATGGCTCGGCAACGCCAGCGAGGGCGGCTGGCTGCCCAATGCCCTGGGGCCGGGGCGGGTGCCACTGCGCAGCTACCTGGCGCTGCTCAACTTCAATGCCAACCATCGCAAGACCCTGGTGGTGGACCATGGCGATCGCTGGGCTGGCCTGGTGACCTCCGCCAATCCCCACGACGCCAGCAGCCTGCATGGCAACGTGGCGTTGCGATTCGAGGGAGCGGCGGCGCTGGACCTGCTGGCCTCCGAACGCCCGGTGGCGGGCTGGTCGGGCGTGCGCCTGGCCGGGCCGCCGGCGCCCGACGATGAGAACGCGCCGCCCGGGAAGGCGAGGCTGCAGGTGCTGACCGAGGGCGCCATCCGCGATGCGCTGCTGGCGGCCATCGAGGCCAGCGGCGAGGGCGATCGGCTGGACATCGCCGTCTTCTATCTGGCCCACCGTGAGGTGATCGCCGCGCTGGTGGCGGCCAAGGCGCGTGGCGTGGCGCTTCGTGTGCTGCTTGATCCCAACCGCGACGCCTTCGGGCTGGAGAAGGGCGGCATCCCCAACCGTCCGGTGGCCCGTGAGCTCCATGAGGCCGGTATCCCGGTGCGCTGGTGTGCCAGCCAGGGCGAGCAGTGCCATAGCAAGTTGCTGCTGCGTCGCCCGGCCGGCGGCGGAGAAGCCGAACTGATCCTCGGCTCGGCTAATTTCACGCGCCGCAATCTCGATAATCTGAACCTGGAGACCAGCGTGCGCCTGGTGGGCACGGCGGATGCGCCGGCACTCCGGGAGGCGGCGGCCTTCTTCGAGGAGCGCTGGAGCGACTCCCCCGAGCGCAGCACCAGCGTGCCCTTTGCGGCCTTCGACGACGCCACGCCCTGGCAGCGCTTCCGCTATCGGGTCATGGAGGCGACGGGGCTCTCTACCTTCTAG
- a CDS encoding YihY/virulence factor BrkB family protein, giving the protein MISPPPARPLAVTLLPRIARFLWRVICAFLRNRGVLLAGGVGYNILLSIVPLFAVMVVLLTRVVDQQQLLEVLTIQARHLAPAHAEVLLDAVDTLLASRDVIGLLGFPVLLLFSSFAFRMLEDALAIIFHAPDTPHQGRRVWVSVLLPYAFMLVLGAGLLALTLAVSLLSGLNALTLALRGHALPLAGLSEPLLNLTSFAGVFLLFSAIYKVLPVVRIALRRALVGGFVAALLWEGVRLLLVYYFANLSFVNAVYGSLATLIVVLLSLEVGAIILLLGAQVIAELERNARLGLPWHIDPRHQPITHVD; this is encoded by the coding sequence ATGATATCTCCTCCCCCTGCTCGCCCTCTTGCCGTTACCCTGCTGCCGCGGATAGCGCGCTTCCTGTGGCGGGTAATCTGCGCCTTCCTGCGCAACCGTGGCGTCCTGCTGGCCGGCGGGGTGGGCTACAACATCCTGCTCTCTATCGTGCCGCTGTTCGCCGTGATGGTGGTGCTGCTGACCCGCGTGGTCGACCAGCAGCAGTTGCTGGAGGTGCTGACGATTCAGGCCCGCCATCTGGCGCCGGCCCACGCCGAGGTGCTGCTCGATGCGGTCGATACCCTGCTGGCATCCCGCGATGTGATCGGCCTGCTGGGCTTTCCGGTGCTGCTGCTGTTCAGCTCCTTCGCCTTCCGCATGCTGGAAGACGCCCTGGCGATCATCTTCCACGCCCCGGATACCCCGCACCAGGGGCGCCGCGTCTGGGTCTCGGTGCTGCTGCCCTACGCCTTCATGCTGGTGCTCGGCGCCGGGCTGCTGGCGCTGACCCTGGCGGTCAGCCTGTTGAGCGGGCTCAACGCCCTGACGCTGGCGCTACGCGGGCACGCCCTGCCGCTGGCCGGCCTGTCCGAGCCGCTGCTCAACCTGACCAGCTTCGCCGGCGTCTTCCTGCTGTTCAGCGCCATCTACAAGGTATTGCCCGTGGTGCGGATCGCCCTGCGTCGCGCCCTGGTGGGCGGCTTCGTGGCCGCCCTGCTATGGGAAGGCGTGCGCCTGCTGCTGGTCTACTACTTCGCCAACCTCTCCTTCGTCAACGCCGTCTACGGATCACTCGCCACCCTGATCGTGGTGCTGCTGAGCCTGGAGGTCGGCGCCATCATCCTGCTGCTGGGCGCCCAGGTGATCGCCGAACTGGAGCGCAATGCCCGCCTCGGCCTGCCCTGGCACATCGACCCGCGGCATCAGCCCATCACCCACGTGGATTGA
- a CDS encoding RNA pseudouridine synthase, whose translation MSNNESGERLSKRLARELPCSRREAELYIAGGWVSVDGRIVEEPQFKVIDQRLELMPGARPLEIPPATLLFNCPADIGVAEGEDLARRLIRKANHWTEDPAGQPPLKAHFRGLVTLLPLGPAEAGLLVFTQDRGVVRRLEEKRSRLEEEWLVEVTGTLDEQGLTALRDGSAVPGRRLAPGKVSWQSETRLRFAMKGMVPGQLEPMCRAVGLTVVGLRRLRVGGVSLGSVPAGEWRYLRRDERF comes from the coding sequence ATGAGCAACAACGAAAGTGGCGAACGCCTCTCCAAGCGGCTGGCCCGCGAGCTGCCCTGTTCTCGCCGCGAGGCCGAACTCTATATTGCCGGGGGCTGGGTGAGCGTCGATGGCCGGATCGTCGAGGAGCCCCAGTTCAAGGTCATCGACCAGCGACTCGAGCTCATGCCGGGGGCCCGGCCCTTGGAGATTCCGCCGGCGACACTGCTGTTCAACTGCCCTGCCGATATCGGCGTCGCCGAGGGCGAGGACCTGGCCAGGCGACTGATCCGCAAGGCCAACCACTGGACGGAGGATCCCGCCGGTCAGCCGCCGCTCAAGGCACACTTCCGTGGACTGGTCACCCTGCTGCCGCTGGGCCCCGCCGAAGCGGGCCTGCTGGTATTCACCCAGGATCGTGGCGTGGTGCGACGCCTGGAGGAGAAGCGCTCGCGGCTGGAGGAGGAGTGGCTGGTGGAGGTGACCGGTACTCTGGACGAGCAGGGGCTCACGGCGCTGCGCGATGGGTCGGCGGTGCCGGGGCGCCGCCTGGCCCCGGGCAAGGTCAGCTGGCAGAGCGAGACCCGCCTGCGCTTCGCAATGAAAGGCATGGTACCCGGCCAGCTCGAACCGATGTGCCGTGCCGTGGGTCTCACGGTGGTTGGCCTGCGCCGCCTGCGTGTTGGCGGCGTATCACTGGGTTCGGTGCCGGCCGGAGAGTGGCGTTACCTGCGGCGCGACGAGCGTTTCTGA
- a CDS encoding kinesin translates to MSETPQTSPFKDNRVRGLAGIAAVGVVWAIIAQSSAGTHKEAREALEAEMAVLESRNQALATQLEEHDQASQEIEALEAQIAELEQRRQTLEADVEAREAEASERLEAIQAEIGSAETRLEELKGSREALEANIATLEEEQSGLEVTLAELKEERDTVEQALSDAEEARESAEAARQEAEGQRQEAEEARQAALEERQAAEEARQQAEADLESLQGEIDAAGERHAALQEEVEASQEEHEALRSELATLTEERDALNQALESLRGERDEAQRAVEEAEGRLEDLRLAIGIGRDELASVESEVERRETQLRGLESQLARWRSELESLEVGSEASGADAPSADTETNLGGEAEGQG, encoded by the coding sequence ATGTCGGAAACCCCGCAGACATCACCGTTCAAGGATAACCGCGTGCGCGGCCTCGCCGGCATCGCGGCCGTCGGTGTGGTCTGGGCGATCATCGCCCAGAGCAGTGCCGGTACCCACAAGGAGGCGCGCGAGGCCCTGGAGGCCGAGATGGCCGTGCTGGAGTCGCGCAATCAGGCGTTGGCCACCCAGCTGGAAGAGCACGACCAGGCCAGCCAGGAGATCGAGGCGCTCGAGGCGCAGATCGCCGAACTCGAGCAGCGCCGACAGACCCTGGAGGCCGACGTCGAGGCACGTGAGGCCGAGGCCAGCGAGCGCCTGGAGGCCATCCAGGCCGAGATCGGCTCTGCCGAGACGCGACTCGAGGAGCTGAAGGGGTCCCGGGAGGCCCTTGAGGCGAATATTGCCACACTCGAAGAGGAGCAGTCGGGCCTCGAGGTGACCCTGGCGGAGCTGAAGGAGGAGCGCGACACCGTGGAGCAGGCGCTCAGCGATGCCGAGGAGGCGCGCGAATCCGCCGAGGCTGCCCGTCAGGAGGCCGAGGGCCAGCGTCAGGAGGCCGAAGAGGCCCGCCAGGCGGCGCTGGAGGAGCGCCAGGCCGCCGAGGAGGCGCGTCAGCAGGCAGAAGCGGACCTGGAGAGCCTGCAGGGGGAGATCGATGCGGCGGGAGAGCGCCATGCGGCACTCCAGGAGGAGGTCGAGGCCAGCCAGGAGGAACACGAGGCGCTGCGCTCCGAGCTCGCCACCCTCACCGAGGAGCGCGATGCCCTGAACCAGGCACTCGAATCGCTGCGTGGAGAGCGTGACGAGGCGCAGCGGGCGGTCGAGGAGGCCGAGGGCCGGCTCGAGGATCTCAGGCTCGCGATCGGCATCGGTCGTGACGAGCTGGCCAGTGTGGAGAGCGAGGTCGAGCGGCGCGAGACCCAACTGCGTGGGTTGGAATCGCAGCTGGCGAGGTGGCGCAGTGAGCTCGAGTCGCTGGAGGTCGGCAGCGAGGCGAGCGGCGCCGATGCACCGTCGGCAGACACCGAAACCAACCTTGGTGGTGAAGCCGAGGGGCAGGGCTGA
- the apbC gene encoding iron-sulfur cluster carrier protein ApbC, with protein sequence MQQAKEQDVIEGVKHIVAVASGKGGVGKSTVTVNLALAMAAEGYRVGILDADIHGPSQAQMLGVGEGVRPAAAGENRMRPLEAHGIQAMSMAFMVDVREPMVWRGPMVAGAFQQLLTQTAWNDLDYLFIDMPPGTGDIQLTLAQKVAVDGAVIVTTPQDIALLDARKGIEMFRKVNVPVLGVVENMSLHTCSNCGHAEPIFGEGGGERIAQEYETRVLGRLPLSLSIREQVDGGRPTVVAEPEGEVTATFRDMARQVAAQVQVPSGEGPSISFSD encoded by the coding sequence ATTCAACAAGCGAAGGAGCAGGACGTGATCGAAGGGGTCAAGCATATCGTCGCCGTGGCATCCGGCAAGGGCGGCGTCGGCAAGTCCACCGTGACCGTGAACCTGGCCCTGGCCATGGCCGCGGAAGGCTATCGGGTCGGTATCCTGGATGCCGATATCCATGGCCCCAGCCAGGCCCAGATGCTCGGCGTGGGGGAGGGGGTGCGTCCCGCGGCGGCCGGCGAGAATCGCATGCGTCCGCTCGAGGCCCACGGTATCCAGGCCATGTCCATGGCCTTCATGGTCGATGTCCGCGAGCCCATGGTGTGGCGCGGCCCCATGGTGGCCGGCGCCTTCCAGCAGCTGCTGACCCAGACCGCCTGGAATGACCTGGACTACCTGTTCATCGACATGCCGCCGGGCACCGGTGATATCCAGCTGACCCTGGCCCAGAAGGTGGCGGTGGATGGTGCGGTGATCGTCACCACGCCCCAGGACATCGCCCTGCTGGATGCCCGCAAGGGCATCGAGATGTTCCGCAAGGTCAATGTGCCGGTGCTCGGGGTGGTGGAGAACATGTCGCTGCATACCTGCTCGAACTGCGGTCATGCGGAGCCGATCTTCGGCGAGGGGGGCGGCGAGCGCATCGCCCAGGAGTACGAAACCCGGGTGCTGGGTCGCCTGCCGCTGTCGCTCTCCATCCGCGAGCAGGTCGATGGCGGCCGGCCCACGGTGGTCGCCGAACCGGAGGGCGAGGTAACCGCTACCTTCCGCGACATGGCGCGCCAGGTGGCCGCGCAGGTGCAGGTGCCGTCCGGCGAGGGGCCGAGTATCTCGTTCAGCGATTGA
- the dcd gene encoding dCTP deaminase: protein MSIKSDNWIRRMAEQEGMIEPFEADQVRYVNERRVISYGTSSYGYDVRCADEFKVFTNIHSAVVDPKAFDDKSFVDVKGDVCVIPPNSFALARTVEYFRIPRSVLTICLGKSTYARCGIIVNVTPLEPEWEGHVTLEFSNTTNLPAKIYANEGVAQMLFLESDEVCAISYKDRGGKYMGQRGVTLPRT from the coding sequence ATGAGCATCAAGTCCGACAACTGGATTCGCCGCATGGCCGAGCAGGAGGGGATGATCGAACCCTTCGAGGCCGACCAGGTTCGCTATGTGAACGAGCGTCGGGTGATCTCCTACGGGACCTCCAGTTATGGCTATGACGTGCGTTGCGCCGACGAATTCAAGGTGTTCACCAACATCCATTCGGCGGTGGTTGACCCCAAGGCCTTCGACGACAAGAGCTTCGTTGACGTCAAGGGCGATGTCTGCGTGATACCGCCCAACTCCTTCGCCCTGGCACGTACCGTGGAGTACTTTCGCATCCCGCGCAGCGTGCTGACCATCTGCCTGGGCAAGTCCACCTACGCCCGCTGCGGCATCATCGTCAACGTGACGCCGCTGGAGCCGGAGTGGGAAGGGCACGTAACCCTGGAGTTCTCCAATACCACCAACCTGCCGGCCAAGATCTATGCCAACGAGGGGGTGGCCCAGATGCTGTTCCTGGAGTCCGACGAGGTGTGCGCGATCTCCTACAAGGATCGTGGCGGCAAGTACATGGGCCAGCGGGGCGTAACGCTGCCGCGCACCTGA
- the purN gene encoding phosphoribosylglycinamide formyltransferase gives MSEHYQSDTLQDFTPEAADAPRVVVLISGNGSNLQALIDEQVHDRLGGEIVAVIANEPDAYGLKRARDAGIDAVALPHREYESRDAYDGALIKVIDRHEPDLVVLAGFMRILTPRFVQRYLGRLINIHPSLLPNYQGLNTHARALADGVAEHGCSVHFVTEELDGGPVLMQAVVEVAADETEESLKQKVHAREHLIYPIAVKWCLEGRLQFSGEGATLDGTPLPPHGLRMSHADAAEELDEDVEE, from the coding sequence ATGAGCGAGCACTACCAGAGCGATACCCTACAGGACTTCACCCCCGAGGCCGCCGATGCCCCGCGGGTGGTGGTGCTGATCTCCGGTAACGGCAGCAACCTTCAGGCGCTGATCGACGAGCAGGTCCACGACCGCCTGGGCGGCGAGATCGTCGCGGTGATCGCCAACGAGCCGGACGCCTACGGGCTCAAGCGTGCCAGGGATGCCGGCATCGATGCCGTCGCCCTGCCCCATCGCGAGTACGAGAGCCGCGACGCCTACGACGGCGCGCTGATCAAGGTGATCGATCGCCATGAGCCGGACCTGGTGGTACTCGCCGGCTTCATGCGCATCCTCACCCCACGCTTCGTGCAACGCTACCTGGGCCGCCTGATCAATATCCACCCCTCGTTGCTGCCCAACTACCAGGGCCTGAACACCCACGCCCGGGCGCTGGCCGATGGTGTCGCCGAGCACGGCTGCAGCGTGCACTTCGTCACCGAGGAGCTCGACGGCGGTCCGGTCCTGATGCAGGCCGTGGTCGAGGTGGCCGCGGACGAGACCGAGGAGAGCCTCAAGCAGAAGGTCCACGCCCGCGAGCACCTGATCTACCCGATCGCCGTGAAGTGGTGCCTGGAGGGGCGCCTGCAGTTCAGCGGCGAGGGTGCGACCCTGGACGGCACCCCGCTGCCGCCCCACGGCCTGCGCATGTCCCACGCCGACGCCGCCGAGGAGCTCGACGAGGACGTCGAGGAATAA
- the purM gene encoding phosphoribosylformylglycinamidine cyclo-ligase has product MTDSSSRPSLSYKDAGVDIDAGNALVDRIKGVAKRTTRPEVMGGLGGFGALCELPAGYREPVLVSGTDGVGTKLRLAMDLGRHDTIGIDLVAMCVNDLVVAGAEPLFFLDYYATGKLDVDIAADVVDGIGSGCEKAGCALVGGETAEMPGMYDGSDYDLAGFCVGVVEKSEILDGRKVAEGDVLLGMASSGPHSNGYSLIRKILEVSGASLDTELDGESLGNALMAPTRIYVKPLLSLIKESGVPVHALSHITGGGLTENLPRVLPEGLAARVDVTAWQRPAVFEWLREQGNVAEEEMYRVLNCGIGMVIVVPAEKADQARAHLQAQGEAVYRIGEIVAGEDGGERVVLENLEA; this is encoded by the coding sequence ATGACCGACTCCTCCTCACGCCCCTCGCTCAGCTACAAGGACGCCGGCGTCGATATCGACGCTGGCAACGCCCTGGTCGACCGCATCAAGGGGGTCGCCAAGCGTACCACTCGCCCGGAAGTGATGGGCGGACTGGGCGGCTTCGGCGCCCTCTGTGAACTGCCCGCCGGCTACCGTGAGCCGGTGCTGGTATCGGGCACCGACGGCGTCGGCACCAAGCTGCGCCTGGCCATGGACCTGGGTCGCCACGACACCATCGGTATCGACCTGGTGGCCATGTGCGTCAACGACCTGGTGGTGGCCGGCGCCGAGCCGCTGTTCTTCCTCGACTACTATGCCACGGGCAAGCTCGACGTGGACATCGCCGCCGACGTGGTCGACGGCATCGGCAGCGGCTGCGAGAAGGCCGGCTGTGCCCTGGTCGGCGGCGAGACCGCCGAGATGCCTGGCATGTACGACGGCAGCGACTACGACCTGGCCGGCTTCTGCGTCGGCGTCGTCGAGAAGTCCGAGATCCTCGACGGCCGCAAGGTGGCCGAGGGCGACGTGCTGCTGGGCATGGCCTCCTCCGGTCCCCACTCCAACGGCTACTCGCTGATCCGCAAGATCCTCGAGGTCTCCGGCGCCTCGCTGGACACCGAACTGGACGGCGAGTCACTGGGCAACGCCCTGATGGCGCCCACACGCATCTATGTGAAGCCGCTGCTGTCGCTGATCAAGGAGAGCGGCGTGCCGGTGCATGCCCTCTCCCATATCACCGGTGGCGGCCTCACCGAGAACCTGCCCCGGGTGCTGCCCGAGGGCCTCGCCGCCCGGGTCGATGTTACCGCCTGGCAGCGTCCGGCCGTCTTCGAGTGGCTGCGCGAACAGGGCAACGTCGCCGAGGAGGAGATGTACCGGGTGCTCAACTGCGGCATCGGCATGGTCATCGTGGTCCCGGCCGAGAAGGCCGACCAGGCCCGTGCCCACCTGCAGGCCCAGGGCGAAGCGGTCTATCGGATCGGCGAGATCGTCGCCGGCGAGGATGGCGGCGAACGAGTGGTGCTGGAGAACCTGGAGGCATGA
- a CDS encoding AI-2E family transporter: MRRQWWVAAGLAALALWFFISIEPVLMPFFVSMVLAYLGDPLADRLEALGLSRRLSVSLVFLLLTLVIVVSLLLVMPVLGRQLAQLVESLPAVLEWVQQTVVPKVQSLTGMDLSTDIDALRQTVMDNWKETGTFAATLLSQVSRSGLALVGWIGNLALIPVVTFYLLLDWDIIVAKVRDWLPRRWEDTVIRLAGQCDEVLSAFLRGQLIVMLCLGIIYAIGLTLLGVRFGLLIGLLSGLASIVPYLGVIVGISVAGLVAFFQGGEWWLLPGVAAVFGFGQVVESVVLQPKLLGDKIGLHPVAVIFAVLAGGNLFGFTGVLLALPAAAVIMVLLRELNSRYKNSALYDETLNRSHDEESP; encoded by the coding sequence ATGCGCAGACAGTGGTGGGTCGCGGCCGGGTTGGCGGCGCTGGCGCTGTGGTTCTTCATCAGCATCGAGCCGGTGCTGATGCCGTTCTTTGTCAGCATGGTGCTGGCCTATCTGGGTGACCCCCTGGCCGACCGCCTGGAGGCACTGGGCCTGTCGCGCCGACTCTCGGTGTCGCTGGTGTTCCTGCTGCTGACGCTGGTTATCGTGGTCTCGCTGCTGCTGGTGATGCCGGTGCTGGGTCGCCAGCTCGCCCAGCTGGTGGAGTCGCTGCCGGCAGTGCTCGAGTGGGTACAGCAGACGGTGGTACCGAAGGTGCAGTCGTTGACCGGCATGGACCTTTCCACCGATATCGATGCCCTGCGCCAGACGGTGATGGACAACTGGAAGGAGACCGGCACCTTCGCCGCGACCCTGCTCTCCCAGGTGTCGCGTTCGGGCCTGGCACTGGTCGGCTGGATCGGCAACCTGGCATTGATTCCGGTGGTCACCTTCTACCTGCTGCTCGACTGGGACATCATCGTCGCCAAGGTGCGCGACTGGCTGCCGCGGCGCTGGGAGGATACCGTGATCCGCCTGGCGGGCCAGTGCGACGAGGTGCTCTCGGCGTTCCTGCGCGGCCAGCTGATCGTGATGCTGTGCCTGGGGATCATCTACGCCATCGGCCTCACCCTGCTGGGGGTGCGCTTCGGCCTGCTGATCGGTCTGCTCTCGGGGCTGGCCAGCATCGTGCCCTACCTGGGTGTGATCGTCGGCATCAGCGTGGCCGGCCTGGTGGCCTTCTTTCAGGGCGGCGAGTGGTGGCTGCTGCCGGGGGTGGCGGCGGTGTTCGGCTTCGGCCAGGTGGTGGAGAGCGTGGTGCTGCAACCCAAGCTGCTGGGCGACAAGATCGGCCTGCACCCGGTGGCGGTGATCTTCGCGGTACTCGCCGGTGGCAACCTGTTCGGCTTCACCGGGGTGCTGCTGGCGCTGCCGGCGGCGGCGGTGATCATGGTACTCTTGCGGGAACTCAACAGCCGCTACAAGAACAGTGCCTTGTACGACGAGACACTCAACCGAAGCCACGACGAGGAGTCGCCATGA
- the hda gene encoding DnaA regulatory inactivator Hda — translation MSRAPAQLPLGVGLRDDATFVNFHPGPNATLVGRLTHQLEPEGEPFLYLWGAPGVGRSHLLQAACHAASDRDMRALYLPLEELGHFPPLMLEDIERLDLVAIDDLDRVVGRPRWEEALFHAFNRLRDAGKRLVVAAEASPRQLPVKLPDLASRLTWGVTFHVQGLDDSGRLAALQLRARVRGMLLTDDVARYILHRGPRRLDELFRLLEELDRASLSAQRKLTIPFVKLALGW, via the coding sequence ATGAGCCGTGCGCCCGCGCAGCTGCCACTGGGCGTCGGGCTGCGTGACGATGCCACCTTCGTCAACTTCCATCCTGGCCCCAACGCCACCCTGGTGGGGCGGCTGACTCACCAGCTCGAGCCCGAGGGCGAGCCCTTTCTCTACCTGTGGGGGGCGCCGGGAGTGGGGCGCAGCCACCTGCTGCAGGCCGCCTGCCACGCGGCCTCGGATCGCGACATGCGGGCCCTCTATCTGCCGCTGGAGGAGCTCGGCCACTTCCCCCCGCTGATGCTCGAGGATATCGAGCGCCTGGACCTGGTGGCCATCGATGACCTGGATCGGGTGGTGGGACGGCCGCGCTGGGAGGAGGCGCTCTTTCACGCCTTCAACCGCCTGCGTGACGCCGGCAAGCGGCTGGTGGTGGCCGCCGAGGCGTCGCCGCGCCAGCTGCCCGTGAAGCTTCCCGACCTCGCCTCGCGCCTCACCTGGGGGGTGACCTTCCACGTCCAGGGCCTGGACGACAGCGGCCGCCTGGCCGCCCTCCAGCTACGCGCTCGAGTGCGTGGCATGCTGCTCACCGATGACGTGGCTCGCTACATCCTCCACCGCGGGCCGCGGCGGCTCGACGAGCTGTTCCGACTGTTGGAGGAGCTCGACCGCGCCTCGCTCTCCGCCCAGCGCAAGCTGACCATTCCCTTCGTCAAGCTGGCGCTGGGCTGGTAG
- a CDS encoding carboxypeptidase-like regulatory domain-containing protein translates to MKRFFPIVLAALVLAGCEVVPPAPTERIEVIERGEPSPSQPTAEPERTAGPPRATRRVAFPEAEYARLEKQGSAVVSGRLTLSGRPVPNAGVSVAPVTSYSAEAAEKALAGVAVEPADPRAREYTHTTRTDGNGYFRVSNLPAGEFYVSGAGPDPQTGKPRVVIRQISLGNGQHREITLAR, encoded by the coding sequence ATGAAACGCTTCTTTCCCATCGTCCTGGCGGCGCTGGTGCTGGCCGGCTGCGAGGTCGTTCCCCCCGCCCCCACCGAGCGCATCGAGGTCATCGAACGAGGCGAACCCTCGCCGTCACAGCCGACGGCCGAGCCCGAGCGCACTGCCGGCCCGCCGCGTGCGACCCGCCGAGTCGCCTTCCCCGAGGCCGAATACGCCAGACTAGAGAAGCAAGGCAGCGCGGTAGTCAGCGGACGCCTGACGCTGAGCGGCCGCCCGGTGCCCAATGCCGGCGTCTCGGTGGCGCCGGTGACCAGCTACTCCGCCGAGGCCGCCGAGAAGGCGCTGGCCGGTGTTGCCGTGGAGCCCGCCGACCCCAGGGCACGGGAGTACACCCACACCACGCGCACCGACGGCAACGGCTACTTCCGTGTCTCCAACCTGCCCGCAGGGGAGTTCTACGTCTCGGGTGCAGGCCCAGACCCGCAGACCGGCAAACCCAGGGTAGTGATCCGCCAGATCTCGCTGGGTAACGGACAGCACAGGGAGATAACGCTCGCGCGGTGA
- a CDS encoding phasin family protein, which yields MMNAFNFDTKVFDTKQVESMFFAPALAYANLAVDYSEKLAHAQLDATKAYTDTGLAQLRTLMNVKDAEGLRTYMEGQQKVAKDLAERMKSDAEKVVSLQQDFVQQSQKLTEDNVKQAQATATKAAQ from the coding sequence ATGATGAACGCCTTCAACTTCGACACCAAGGTCTTCGACACCAAGCAGGTCGAGTCCATGTTCTTCGCCCCGGCACTCGCCTACGCCAACCTGGCCGTGGACTACAGCGAGAAGCTGGCCCACGCCCAGCTCGACGCCACCAAGGCCTACACCGACACCGGCCTGGCCCAGCTGCGCACCCTGATGAACGTCAAGGATGCCGAAGGCCTGCGCACCTACATGGAAGGCCAGCAGAAGGTCGCCAAGGACCTCGCCGAGCGCATGAAGAGCGACGCCGAGAAGGTGGTCTCCCTGCAGCAGGACTTCGTCCAGCAGAGCCAGAAGCTCACCGAGGACAACGTCAAGCAGGCCCAGGCGACCGCCACCAAGGCCGCCCAGTAA